The following DNA comes from Pristis pectinata isolate sPriPec2 chromosome 8, sPriPec2.1.pri, whole genome shotgun sequence.
TGTTCTAAACCATTAAATCTCAGTTCACTTGGTGCTAAGCAGTGACCCATTGTCCTAGAGAGGCTCATCTATTATTGTACAGATTTGCTACGTTTATTGAATTATTCATAAAGGTATTTCCATATTAAAACTGCTTCAAGTAACAAACTAACTAAAGACCAAATTTTCTATTCCTAGCTTCAAGGATTCTTGGTAATATCTGCAAGTTGAAAAACAAACCATTGTCAGCACTGTAGACTGTAAATATAGCTGTGGCTTTGGCTACTCGTTCATGCTAAATCTGTGCAGTGTAAACAAGGTACAAATGAGTGACATCAGACCAAACTAAAATTTGAGTGATTCTCACTCTTTCAGAGAGCTTCAATCCAATGCAATCTGGTTTCAGGTTGACCACAAATTCAGATTGCCTTTAAAACATATGCACTTTGCTTCCAACTGAGGATCTCAATTTATTGTCTCATTGGAAAGACAACAAATCTGAAAATGCAGTATTCTCTCAGCACTCGACTGGACAGACCTGAAAGAATATAGTCTCTGGAACAGCACGGACACCACAACATTCAGACTCAGCAGTGATGAGTGCTGCTCATTGAACCACAGTTGACAAGCTTGGTCACTTCATCCATTTGTGTCCACTCCAATAAAATGAGTGTTAGGATTTCATAGAGGAGCTTTACAAGCTCTAAGAATTAAAAGAACACAATGTGTGCATTGATAAGGATAAACATTTACCTGGCAATATGAAAAGATTCAAGGCACCACTCTTTGCACTGCTATCTTACATTTACAAATACTTTTAATAATGCAATTTATAATACACCACTTGATATAAATCTTACAGTTATTTCTAAATCAGCACCATTCTCAAACAACCTTTATCTTTTAGATTTAAGTCACAGGACACTATTCATTTCCTTGGAATTAGCTCACCAGGTTCTTATATTACCTATTCATTAAAACAAAAGGCATTGCATGCTTTGAACACCAGGGAGACTTGACATAGATCTGCAGAGTTTAGGCGTCCTGCCTTGTACCCTGAACTAACATCCTGTATGGATTGAATTAAGCAAACATCAGGTTAACAATTAATGAATTGAAAATCATTACATAGGCCTTTTAGCCTCACAAACCTgtaccaccattcaattagatcacaacTGATCGGTTTCTTAACCCTCTACCCACCTTCCATGCTTcttacatttttaaacaaaaatctatcGTGATTTTGAAATTTTGAACTGACCCCAGCTTCAATGGCTTGTTGTGGAGAGTAAGTTCTGGGTTTCCTAACATGGTTCCGAATGGCTTGGCTCCAACATTaatgaaatgtttccattttctgGACATCATACACCAAAGGAAACCACTTCTTTTGACCCCATTACTTCAACACCTTTTCAATTCTTTTCCTAGGGACCCATTGGGCATGAAAACAGTCTTGTAGAGAGCAAGACCTTGAGGACTACATTGCAAGGAATGGAGACTGCAAAGATATCTACTGACCCTCTCTGGGAACAAAGTACAGAGCAAGTCAATGTCACATCTTTCAGTAATGAATATGGTAATTGGACTAATAAGGACCCATTTATGTCTAGTGTGAGCACCATTGTGCTTCCTGTGGTTTATTTCATTGTCTGTGTAATAGGACTCAGTGGCAACACTCTAGTCATCTATGTTATTGTGCGCTATGCCAAGATGAAGACAGTGACCAATATTTATATCCTCAACCTCGCTGTGGCAGATGAACTCTTTATGCTCGGACTGCCATTTATTGCCACCCAAAATGCCCTGAGCTACTGGCCATTTGGATCCTTTATGTGCAGACTGATTCTCACTGTCGACGGCATCAATCAATTCACCagcatcttctgcctgactgTAATGAGTATTGATCGATACCTTGCAGTCGTACACCCCATTCGATCCACCAAATGGCGCAGACCCCAGATAGCCAAGATGATCAATGCCTCAGTGTGGGTATTATCTATTGTGGTTGTCCTCCCAGTCATCATATACTCCGATGTCCAAAAGGAAATAAACACTTGCAACATCAACTGGCCAGAGCCCAAGGCAGTTTGGTCTGCCGCCTTTATCATATACACAGCAGTGCTCGGCTTCTTTGGCCCACTGTTAATAATATGCCTCTGTTACCTACTGATTATAATCAAAGTCAAGTCATCCAGTGTACGTGTTGGATCAACCAAGCGAAGAAAGTGCGAGAAAAAAGTTACCAGAATGGTGATCATCATTGTCGTTGTATTTGTGATTTGTTGGCTTCCGTTTTACATCCTAAATATCATTAACTTAATCTCCACCTTGCCAGAGGAACCTGTCTGTGTGGGAATATATTTCTCCATGGTGGTCCTTTCCTATGCCAATAGCTGTGCCAACCCCATACTCTATGGGTTTCTGTCAGACAACTTCAAGAAAAGTTTCCAGAAAGTTCTGTGCTCGTGCAAGTCCAATGGTATTGAGGATGCAACTGAACAGAAGCATGAGAAGAGTCGATTTCCTGATACATGCACAACACAGAGACTGGCTGAGCCCAACGGCTGCATGCAAACCAGTCAGGTTTAAGAAGGTATCCCAGTCATAAATATTGCTGCTCCTGAGTTCTGACGAGGCTCTCTTCAATGCTTGGTATTTAAACAAGTGCTTGCTGAGAGTCCTCTGAAATGGTTTAAAGATCCAGAGCCCTCTCTGGACTAAGTACAAGCATTTACTGCAAACCTCGGTGGTCTTTGACATTTACTTAagatatgtgtgtatgtgtgtgcagttATTCTTAGGAAGGCATGAGCTTTGAGAGTCTGTGGAACTCATTTAAAATGTACATATGGCAAGAGTTGTATTTCCCACGTAAAGTAAGTTGTTCTATTTTATTTGCTCAACTTTCTTCTCATTTGATAGATACATCTTGTTTTAAGAAATCATTTTCTTTACAGTGAGAGCTCTACATTGGTTTCCCGAGATCTTAAAGCAAACTCACaccagtggcacagccagtagattcattcctaaccttgggtgctgtctgtgtggagtttgcgtgttctccttgTGATTAAATAGGTTTCCACTTCCACTGGGTGCTCATGTTTCtatccatattccaaagacattaggttggtaagttaattggtcatggtaaatttcccctagtgtgtagatgagtagtagaCTCCAGAGGGAGATGAtgcaaatgtgggaagaataaagtggtGTGGATGAGTATGAGGTGGGTGGCATagattcggtgggctgaagggcctgtttttgagcTGTTTAATGACTATGACACACTTAAGCTGAAAAATGCATAGCTTTAGTTAGCACCACATTTCAAGATCAATCAATAGCACAGAGGCAAAACAGGCAATGAGTCGAGTTGGCCTTTCCCCTGAAttatgtgagttcaaatccaccCTAGGTAAGTGGGTGAGACATTGAGTTCCTAATGTCTGGCTAATCTGGAAATGTTGACTAGAGCACAGGACCTTTCCCTTGGGAAATCTCTGCACAGGAAATTAAGTGTAAAATTCTCACTGTTGAATTTGCTGGAACTCACATGAAGGGAAGACAAAGAGTATGTAATTCGATAGAAAGGAGGAAGCTTCATTCATCTTGTGTTACAGCTCAATTGGAAGTTACCAATGTTGACAATTAGAAAAGCATCTTACAACTCAGACAGAAAGAACTATCTCCCAGAATACACACACCTTTACAAAGGATGAATTCTGATTTTCAGTACATTTtctgggaatttttaaaaaatattgaaacaaaatgAGGATCAGTAATGTGAGCTCTCCAGGCAATTTTGCCACTCAGTCAAGGAGCAATAATATCCACTTCCTGTCTGACCAAAACATGTGTAGCCCTTGATGTTCAGTTATCAGCTTGCACTTTCAACAACCTTCAAGGCAGAGGTATTCTGAAACGATGGGGCAGgggatgcagtctaaccaatggaGCATTCCACAAGGTGTCTCTGCTGCAGAAAATTCTGAATCAATTACACTGCATTCCCTGGCTCTCCTGGTTTAACTTGCATTTAATTGGAATTTCTCATTTGTAAGATTTCCTGTGGTGTTCTGGAAATCAAAAAAGGAGAATGAAGGTTTTTGATGAAGGTGCATGTAGTCTGATTTTTGATGTACCTCCACCAAAAGCACTCTTTCATTACGGGAGGCTTTGTAAAATAGTTTATAAAGTGAGCACGAGCAAATAAGGATAAAAACTTTATGAAGAAACCATGATACAGACCAAATGGAGATGTGACAGAATTGTAAATTACTGGTATCCTCCTGGGCAGTGGGAGATGGGAGGTGATCACACACAGAGCATTGATGAATACCAATAGCAGAATAGAAATATTGCAAATGACCAAGCATGAACACATTGTGCAATATGTCATACTCCAGTAGTTTCTTGTCTTCAGGGTCATTATGCACGCATGGCAGACCGATGATAATGTATCTGCAGAAGAGAAAATGCAACATCCATCAACCCTGTTCCAACCCATTTTCAGAAGACAAACCATATGCTTTAAGTCCATACTGAGCAAAAATGTCAATGCTGAAATAGATTATGCTAAAAATCTAATAATTGCTTTTCATTTCACAGACCAGAAACATAGCGTAAAATGTGCCACCACTCATTTTAGCCAATATTATACTAAATGTTATCTTTTGTTGTAATCCTCTGTGATTATCGTGGATCCTTTGGTGAAATGTCTGTAAAATAGTCTGCTTACATTTCTTGCTGTAAGAGTATGCTGAATTCTTCTCAGTTTTGAAGCCTAATATCAAGGGACAATCATGTTTAAAGCGTCTTTGTTATGTTGCAAAGACAAAGAGAACACGTTAACTCTTTTTGCATCTGGTTCCCTCCAATGGGCTTGCGGGTAAATGTGCTGCTTATGGTTCCAATTACACTAGTGGAGTCCAAAGATGGGGTTGTCAAATCTCGTTGCACATATTCCAATAAGTTTGAAAACAAGACTTCTCATCCATAATTCCCCCAAACCTGCATTCCCATGGTCAATCAATGCATGGATTTGGAttttgctgagttcttctagaCATTCCACATGGAACTGCTGGTGCTTCTCAGTATAATTGCCAACAAGTTTAGTAATTCCTAGTCAATGTAGAAGTCTTGAACTTTCTGGCAGAGCTCTGCTGCTTATTTCCATATTGCACTCCACCTTGGACTCTGTGGACTCTAACAGGGAGCAGAGTTCACTGGGATTCTCCAATGTTTACATTGGGGAATTTGCTGTTGGATATAGTGCCAGGTTAGAGATACATAGGACCCTTGAAcatattcatttcaatggaggttCAATGGTTGTAAAAGAAGAAACGTTAAGAATAAGATAATAtgtctttttttaattgtttggcttggtttaataattttaattaatgaaTATACCTTAAATGCTTTGAGTTGAATTATTCCTTTACCTGAAAAAGTTAATAATTTTAaggattttaattatttcattttgaatgttttttttaaatgatttctgAACATCCAAGACAGGACTTTACCATCTACCAAAGGGTTCCAGAAGATTTTTGTGGTTGGGACTGCTCTGGCCCATCCCTGTCACATTGCTGAAGATCCCCTTGGGGCTTAGTGGTCAGCTCCAGCATTTTAGTCGGT
Coding sequences within:
- the LOC127573257 gene encoding somatostatin receptor type 5-like, with translation METAKISTDPLWEQSTEQVNVTSFSNEYGNWTNKDPFMSSVSTIVLPVVYFIVCVIGLSGNTLVIYVIVRYAKMKTVTNIYILNLAVADELFMLGLPFIATQNALSYWPFGSFMCRLILTVDGINQFTSIFCLTVMSIDRYLAVVHPIRSTKWRRPQIAKMINASVWVLSIVVVLPVIIYSDVQKEINTCNINWPEPKAVWSAAFIIYTAVLGFFGPLLIICLCYLLIIIKVKSSSVRVGSTKRRKCEKKVTRMVIIIVVVFVICWLPFYILNIINLISTLPEEPVCVGIYFSMVVLSYANSCANPILYGFLSDNFKKSFQKVLCSCKSNGIEDATEQKHEKSRFPDTCTTQRLAEPNGCMQTSQV